TTTTAGGTGGTATTATAGGATTTGAACGAGGCGTTAAAAATCAGGCGGCTGGAATTCGTACTTACATTCTTGTGTGTTTAGCTTCAGCTATGGTTATGATGACCAACCAATACATCGTCCTTAAAAATGGCTATGGTGATCCTACACGAATGGGTGCACAAGTTATTAGTGGCTTAGGATTTCTAGGTGCTGGAACTATCTTAGTAACAGATAACCAGAAAATTCGTGGACTAACCACGGCAGCAGGACTGTGGGCTTCCGCTGTAGTTGGTCTAGCTACTGGAATTGGTTTCTACTCAGGTGCTTTTATTTCAACTGTCGCTCTAATTGGTATTATGACCCTATTTACTCCTTTAAAAGATTATTTAAATAGTAGGTCTAAAATTGCAGATTTCCATATTATTTTTAACTCGTTAGAAGGCTTTAATCGTCTCCTTATCTTTTTAAGTACCTCTGATATTAAAATACTGGATATGCAAAATGGACTAAGTCATAACGATAAGAAAAAAGGGATATATCAAGAAGAAGCCAGTCAAGTTTCTTGCTACCTGTCCTTGAAACTTAATGAATCGTTTAATCATTTAAAGTTGATGGAAGATTTATCTGGGATACCAGGTGTGATATATTTAGAGGAATTGAAATAAGGTGTTGTCTAGACAGCACCTTATTATTATAAAATGACTACGAAAATTCAATGTATTTTGGTAGAATAGTAAGTGAAATAATATTGTTGTGAAGTGAAAAGAGGAGTGGAATGAATTTAGTTTTTGATTTTGGAAATGTGATTATTGAGTGGGACAAGGAAATATTTTTGAAGACTTTATTACCTGATGATGAGTCACGTTGTCGAGTAGATGATTCTATTTTTGGCTCAGGCTTATGGGAAGAAATGGATGCCGGCCTTCATACAATTGAAGAAGTTGAGCTTAAAGTTAATGAGGCCTTATCATATAAATTTGAGGAAGAGGTTCATCAAATCATGTGGTACTGGTATCGTTATGCCAGATTCTATGATGATGTAGTTAAAAAAATGGCTTCATTAAAGCAACATGGACATAAGTTATATATTCTTTCTAATACTTCTCAATTATTTTATCCTTGTTTGGAAGAACGAGCACCAGAACTCCTATCAATTTTGGATGGTAAAATATTATCTTATGAGGTAAAGCAATCCAAGCCAGCACCTCAGATTTACCAGACGTTATTGAAAACTTATGACCTTGAACCAAGCAATACATACTTCTTTGATGACTTAGAAAAGAACCTTGTGGCTGCCCGAAATCAGGGCATAAATACTTACCAGGTAACAGAAATAAGATTATTTTTAGAGTATTTGGATGTTTTTTTAAAATAAGAGGCTAGGTTATGGTTACTATAAAAGATATTGCTCGTGAGGCTGGAGTTTCACATGGTACGGCATCAAATGTCTTAAATAAAAGAGGAAATGTTCGATCTTCAAAAATTAAGTTGGTAGAAGAGGCGGCAAAGCGTCTTGGCTACCAACTAAATTCCCAAGCTCAGGTTCTGAGAAAAGGATTGTCAAAAAAAGTCTGCGTTTTTATTCCATATTTTGGTCGTTTTCATTACACTGACCTCATTGATTTTCTATTGACCTTTGATAGTGATGACTATGATATTGATTTAGTTTATTTCAAAAATCAGGTTGATTTAGATGAGCGGATTATAAAGATTAGTTCTCTCTTACCCCTTGCAGTGGTTTGTCTTGGGCTCGAGCCAACACGTACGACAGACATAGAAAATCAAGGAACTAAACTCATTCTTGTTGATAATAAGAACAATGCTAGCATCAACTTTGATATTGACCGTATCCATGCACTGGTGTTAAATTTCTTAGAAGTCCGTTCAAATGGGATTGTTACACTCATCAGTCCATATGATGGTTTTTCCCTATTTGAGAATCTGCATCGAGTTTTACTTAAATCAGATTTCAGAGTACGGTTGTTGACAGATTCTGACAATAATAACATTGTGATGACGTACTCAAAATTGTCTCATCTAACGGCTAATGACACAATAGTTGTTTCTGATGGTAAGGTTGCTAAGGAATTAATCGACTTGTTTAATTGGTTTGGGAAAACGGACAGGCCTCATATTTTGGTATTAGGTTGTCGTGATATCGTAGGTCTTCAGAATACCTCCTATTTGAAATTAGATTATAAATTAGTTGCAAAACGGGTACTAAATATTTTAGAGAATAATGATTATTCTCCTATTGAGCTTAAAGAAATCGAGAGTCATAATGAGGATACTTGTCAACAAGTTGCTTTAACCTTAACTCTTGCAATTGTTGAATCACCAATGTCAAATGCTATTAAGGTACTGGTTGAAAAATACAAGGCCATGACAGGAATTACTATTCGTATCGAAGAATTCACCTATCAAAAATTGCTTGCCAACTTATCAAATCAAGATTTTTTGAATCGTGTTGATTTGATTCGTGTAGATATGGCTTGGTTACCAAATTTTGCTGAAACAATTTTTCAGGAATTGACTAGCCAAGAGGTGGCTCAGTTAATTAACAGTAAGTTGATGACAGGTATTGCCTTAGAGTATAGCTATCAGTCCGATAGGCAATACACTTTCCCATTTGATATCTCCAGTCAAGTCTTAGTTTATCGAAAAGACCTTTTTGATAATACGCTACTCCAGCGTCAGTATTACGAGAAGTTCAAAAAAAAATTGGCTGTACCAAAAACTTTTGAAGAGTTTGATCGCGTGTCGTTTTTCTTTAGTAAGTCTTTTAACAAAGATTCGGAGACGGATTTTGGCCATACACTAGCAGTCAAGACCCCTATTGTAGCAACATGTGACTTTATGCCAAGATATAGAGAAAAGTTACTTAATAATAGCATGGACTTGTCCGTTATAAATGAGGCATTTAATGATTATAAAAAGAGCGTGACATGTACGAATGGAAAACTTGATTTATGGTGGGAAGACCACGTCAAAAATTTACGTCTAGGTCATACCGCAATGGAAATTGTCTTTTCAAACTATATATCACCATTGTTTTCTGGTTCAGAGAAGTATGATGTTACCTATCAATTTGATATTGCTAGTGTACCAGGTAAACAAGCGATGACCGGAGGTGGCTCTATTGGTATTAGTCGATACTCCGTTGAGGTTACTCACTGCTTGAACTTTTTAAAATGGCTGTATTCACCAGATGTTTCTCGTCTATTAGCCTACCTTGGAGGTGTACTTCCTGTAGAAACAGTTATTGAGGACACTAATCTCGGACAAATGTATCCATGGTTTGAGAATTTTAAGGAGACTTTCAGTCAGGGAAGTAGGAGTAATTGGCATGATTTTGTTACTGATTTAGATTTTGAAAATTTATTAGGGCGAGAGTTAATTGAAAGATTTTCTGAATGAAATAGTGGCAGTTAGTCTTGTGACTAATTGCTTCTTTTTTTCACAAAATTTCACTTTATAAAGTGAAAATCCTTTCATTGAAACCGCATATAATTCCCTTTATAATTAACTTATAAAACCAAAGTTTTTATTAAATTAAAATAAATCAGGAGGATAATATGTCAGACAGTGTTGCACTACTACTAATGTCTCATGGTAATTTTGCGAAGGCTGCAATTGATAGTGCAGAGTTGATTGTAGGTAAGCAGACCAACTTTGAGACATTAGGAGTATATACAGTTGACGATGTCGAGGTTCTAAAAGAAGAGATGTTTCAAAAGATTTCCTCGTTGGATACAACTAAAGGACTGGTTGTTCTTACGGATATTATCGGAGGAACTCCAATAAATTTAGCATCACAACTTTTATCTCAGGAAAAAGTAGTAGTTGTCTCAGGATTGAATCTACCCATGCTTTTAGAAGTTCTGATGAATCGTGGACAGCAAATTGAATCATTAGCTGCTGTATTAAAGACAGCTTATGACCAAGGATTTAGTGTCAGGACTAAACAAGATTTAATTGAAGAAGGAGAAGAAGATGACTATAGTCTTTAGTAGGATAGATGATCGCTTAATTCACGGTCAAGTAGTTACGACCTGGGTTAATATGCATAAGATTGAGCAAATTATTGTTTTGAATGATAAAGTTGCTGGCGACAAAACTCAAAAAAGTATTTTGACTATGGCAGCTCCACAAGGAATTTCTGTAAAAGCATTTCCTGTTGAAAAATTTGGTGAAATTATCAAAACAAACAAAATTACTAGACGAACAATGCTACTATTTACGACTAGTGAAGATGTATTAAGAGCTTACGAAGTTGGTGTTCCAATTCCTTCTCTTAATGTGGGTGGAATGAGGTTCCAAGAAGGTAGGGAGAAGCTAACTAAGTCGGTTGCTGTTACACCTTCCGAGAAGGAAGCATTCAAGAAATTATTGGAAAACTCAGTGGAAGTAACAATTCAGATGGTTCCAAACGACGAAAAAATTAAATTAGAGGAGGTCATTTTATGATTCAGGCATTACTAATTGCAGCGTGGGCTGGTCTATGTGCAATTGATGATATTGGTACTCAAATGTTGAGACGTCCCTTGCTGATTGCTCCCGTTATCGGCTTGATAATGGGAGATGTACAAACATCATTACTCATTGGTGCTTCACTAGAAGTTATGTGGATGGGTATCGGTAACGTTGGAGCTTATTCAGCACCTGACATCATTTCAGGTACTGCAATCGGGACGGCATTAGGTCTTGCATCAGGTGGTGTTGCGACTGCTGTAGCAGTTGCGGTTCCAGCTTCTCTATTAGCTCAACAATTACTCGTACTATATCGTTCAAGTATTGTTTATTTGAATCCAATCGCTGAAAAAGTCGCAGAGACTGGTGACTTTAGTAAAGTTTATCGTATTAACTATATTCCAATGGTAATTGCCTTCCTTATTCGTGCAGTTCCAACTTTCATTGCTGTATATCTCGGTGCTGGTGTAGTAGACCAAGTTGTTGCTGCACTTCCAAAAGAAATTATGTCAGGTCTTTCAGTAGCAGGTAAGATTATTCCTGCTGTGGGTATTGGTCTCTTGATGCTGATGATGTTGAAAAAAGCTGAGCTTTGGACATTCCTAATCGCTGGTTTTGCTCTAGCAGTTTATCTGCAGCTTTCAGTTTTACCAATCACTCTAATCGCTTTACCGATTGCTTTGATTTACGACTTGGCAACTCAAAAAGCTCAAGTTAAAGAAGTTGTCGGACAAATTGATAATGATGAGGAGGACTATGATCTATGAGTAACAAAATTACAAAGCAAGATTTAAACAAAGTATTTTGGAGAATGCAATTACTAAACGTAACTAATAACTTCCAATCTATGCAAGCTATTGGTTTCTTGTCAAGTTTCACACCTGTTCTTGAACGTTTGTACAAGGATAAGCCAAAAGAGTTGTGTGTGAAAGCTATGAAGCGCCATCTTGAATTCTTTAACAGTCATGTTAACTCAGATGCCTTGATTCTTGGAATTGCAGCTGCCGTGGAAGAAACGACAACTGAAGATCAGAAGGATACTGTAACTGGTATCAAAACTGGCCTAATGGGACCACTCGCAGGCATTGGTGATAGTGTATTGAAATTCACTTGGTTACCAATTTGCGGAAGTATTGGTGCAGCCCTAGCATTAAATGGTAGTGTCCTCGGTCCGATTGTAATGTTCTTACTCTATAACTTTGTAAACATTGCGTCTAAATATTATGGTATCCACTTAGGCTACGCTAAAGGAGTAGAATTGATTGAAGGAGTAGGTGGCAATATCCTGCAACGTCTATCAAATATTGCGAATGTTGTCGGTCTTATGGTTATCGGAGGACTTATTGCTTCTGTCGTTAAAGTAAATGTTGTCTCTGAAATTAAGGCTGGTGACAACGTTATCCTCTTCCAAGAAATGTTTGACAAAGTTATGCCTGGGTTGTTTAGCATTCTGTTAACTTTTGTTATCTATAAAATTTTGAAGAAAACAAATGGCAAACATGCACCACTATTAATCTTTGGAATTATGGTTATTTCTATCCTCTTGACATATTTGAAAGTGTTAGGTTAGATTATGGCTAAAGAGTTTGAAGTGAAACAGTTTCAGAAGAATATCTACACTTTTATTAGAGAAAGTGATTCTGAAAATGAAGAAGTCGAAGTATTTCTGTTAAGTAGCTCAGACGGTGAGCCAATTAAATTTCTAAAGAAAACTGATGATAACAAATTTGAAATTCTGCTAGAGTTAGATAGAAGACCGTATTTCCTGATTAAATCCAAGTCAGGCGAGTACAAAGTTGCTGAAAGAACTTTACCAGTGTCTGGAATGAATAATTTTAGAGATATGGGTGGTTATAAAGCTAATAACGGTAAGAGAGTAAAATGGGGGGTGTTATATCGTTCTGATCATATTCACAATGCAACAGAAGATGGTTTAGAATA
The nucleotide sequence above comes from Streptococcus sp. 29887. Encoded proteins:
- a CDS encoding MgtC/SapB family protein encodes the protein MGELGDLTLPTILLRVTLSVVLGGIIGFERGVKNQAAGIRTYILVCLASAMVMMTNQYIVLKNGYGDPTRMGAQVISGLGFLGAGTILVTDNQKIRGLTTAAGLWASAVVGLATGIGFYSGAFISTVALIGIMTLFTPLKDYLNSRSKIADFHIIFNSLEGFNRLLIFLSTSDIKILDMQNGLSHNDKKKGIYQEEASQVSCYLSLKLNESFNHLKLMEDLSGIPGVIYLEELK
- a CDS encoding HAD family hydrolase, whose translation is MNLVFDFGNVIIEWDKEIFLKTLLPDDESRCRVDDSIFGSGLWEEMDAGLHTIEEVELKVNEALSYKFEEEVHQIMWYWYRYARFYDDVVKKMASLKQHGHKLYILSNTSQLFYPCLEERAPELLSILDGKILSYEVKQSKPAPQIYQTLLKTYDLEPSNTYFFDDLEKNLVAARNQGINTYQVTEIRLFLEYLDVFLK
- a CDS encoding extracellular solute-binding protein, translating into MVTIKDIAREAGVSHGTASNVLNKRGNVRSSKIKLVEEAAKRLGYQLNSQAQVLRKGLSKKVCVFIPYFGRFHYTDLIDFLLTFDSDDYDIDLVYFKNQVDLDERIIKISSLLPLAVVCLGLEPTRTTDIENQGTKLILVDNKNNASINFDIDRIHALVLNFLEVRSNGIVTLISPYDGFSLFENLHRVLLKSDFRVRLLTDSDNNNIVMTYSKLSHLTANDTIVVSDGKVAKELIDLFNWFGKTDRPHILVLGCRDIVGLQNTSYLKLDYKLVAKRVLNILENNDYSPIELKEIESHNEDTCQQVALTLTLAIVESPMSNAIKVLVEKYKAMTGITIRIEEFTYQKLLANLSNQDFLNRVDLIRVDMAWLPNFAETIFQELTSQEVAQLINSKLMTGIALEYSYQSDRQYTFPFDISSQVLVYRKDLFDNTLLQRQYYEKFKKKLAVPKTFEEFDRVSFFFSKSFNKDSETDFGHTLAVKTPIVATCDFMPRYREKLLNNSMDLSVINEAFNDYKKSVTCTNGKLDLWWEDHVKNLRLGHTAMEIVFSNYISPLFSGSEKYDVTYQFDIASVPGKQAMTGGGSIGISRYSVEVTHCLNFLKWLYSPDVSRLLAYLGGVLPVETVIEDTNLGQMYPWFENFKETFSQGSRSNWHDFVTDLDFENLLGRELIERFSE
- a CDS encoding PTS sugar transporter subunit IIA, with product MSDSVALLLMSHGNFAKAAIDSAELIVGKQTNFETLGVYTVDDVEVLKEEMFQKISSLDTTKGLVVLTDIIGGTPINLASQLLSQEKVVVVSGLNLPMLLEVLMNRGQQIESLAAVLKTAYDQGFSVRTKQDLIEEGEEDDYSL
- a CDS encoding PTS system mannose/fructose/N-acetylgalactosamine-transporter subunit IIB, yielding MTIVFSRIDDRLIHGQVVTTWVNMHKIEQIIVLNDKVAGDKTQKSILTMAAPQGISVKAFPVEKFGEIIKTNKITRRTMLLFTTSEDVLRAYEVGVPIPSLNVGGMRFQEGREKLTKSVAVTPSEKEAFKKLLENSVEVTIQMVPNDEKIKLEEVIL
- a CDS encoding PTS mannose/fructose/sorbose/N-acetylgalactosamine transporter subunit IIC yields the protein MIQALLIAAWAGLCAIDDIGTQMLRRPLLIAPVIGLIMGDVQTSLLIGASLEVMWMGIGNVGAYSAPDIISGTAIGTALGLASGGVATAVAVAVPASLLAQQLLVLYRSSIVYLNPIAEKVAETGDFSKVYRINYIPMVIAFLIRAVPTFIAVYLGAGVVDQVVAALPKEIMSGLSVAGKIIPAVGIGLLMLMMLKKAELWTFLIAGFALAVYLQLSVLPITLIALPIALIYDLATQKAQVKEVVGQIDNDEEDYDL
- a CDS encoding PTS system mannose/fructose/sorbose family transporter subunit IID; translated protein: MQLLNVTNNFQSMQAIGFLSSFTPVLERLYKDKPKELCVKAMKRHLEFFNSHVNSDALILGIAAAVEETTTEDQKDTVTGIKTGLMGPLAGIGDSVLKFTWLPICGSIGAALALNGSVLGPIVMFLLYNFVNIASKYYGIHLGYAKGVELIEGVGGNILQRLSNIANVVGLMVIGGLIASVVKVNVVSEIKAGDNVILFQEMFDKVMPGLFSILLTFVIYKILKKTNGKHAPLLIFGIMVISILLTYLKVLG